A single genomic interval of Halostella salina harbors:
- a CDS encoding tyrosine-type recombinase/integrase: MDALTPDDAVSLYLEDRRANVSDATIRSHRSRLSHFLDWVEEQPDIEHMSDVTAQHCHEYRLWRRDGPGDPNAVTMKTQMDTFRVFLKWAESRGACPENLHDAVLSPTLSNGENAKETMLDPDVGDALLEHLERFEYASREHVVMLLIWRGLLRRGGARAIDVGDVELSGDDPRIRVRHRPDEDTPLKNKNDGERTIGIKPETATVIEDYIETSRHDVEADGREPLLTTVHGRPHVQTLQADCYAVTRPCEGPTGECPHDRDPGACDAARDRQQAYECPSSRGPHDTRRGAITAWLQADVPSEITGARASTSPDVLDEHYDQRSERQKQRQRRKYLDRV; encoded by the coding sequence ATGGACGCACTCACACCCGACGACGCAGTATCGCTATACTTGGAGGACCGCCGAGCAAACGTGAGCGACGCGACTATCCGGTCGCACCGCTCGCGCCTCAGTCACTTCTTAGACTGGGTCGAGGAACAGCCGGACATCGAGCACATGAGCGACGTCACAGCTCAACACTGTCACGAGTACCGGTTGTGGCGGCGAGACGGGCCCGGTGACCCGAACGCAGTGACCATGAAGACGCAGATGGACACGTTCAGGGTCTTTCTCAAATGGGCCGAAAGCCGGGGTGCGTGCCCGGAGAACCTGCACGACGCAGTCCTCAGCCCCACCCTGTCGAACGGTGAGAACGCGAAGGAAACGATGCTCGATCCCGACGTCGGCGACGCACTCCTCGAACACTTGGAACGGTTCGAGTACGCCAGCCGGGAGCACGTCGTTATGCTACTCATCTGGCGAGGACTACTCAGACGCGGCGGTGCGCGAGCGATTGACGTTGGCGACGTCGAACTCTCAGGTGACGACCCGAGAATCCGAGTCCGCCACCGGCCCGACGAGGACACCCCGCTCAAGAACAAGAACGACGGTGAGCGCACGATCGGCATCAAACCCGAGACCGCGACCGTCATCGAGGATTACATCGAGACAAGCAGGCACGACGTCGAAGCCGACGGGCGCGAACCACTACTGACGACCGTGCACGGACGCCCGCACGTGCAGACGCTGCAAGCCGACTGCTACGCCGTCACACGCCCATGCGAGGGACCGACCGGGGAATGCCCGCACGACCGCGACCCCGGCGCGTGCGACGCCGCACGCGACCGACAGCAAGCCTACGAGTGCCCGAGCTCCCGCGGCCCGCACGACACTAGAAGGGGAGCGATTACCGCGTGGCTGCAGGCAGACGTCCCCTCAGAAATCACGGGCGCGCGAGCATCGACGTCACCGGATGTCCTCGATGAGCACTACGACCAGCGCTCGGAGAGACAGAAGCAACGGCAGCGCCGGAAGTACTTGGACCGAGTGTAA
- a CDS encoding S24/S26 family peptidase, with protein sequence MSESWERYAVVAACITLLVVATIAAAPGVRIATGTSMHPTISGPAVVVCDPGVAPGDIEEGDVVAAPTYDAVELNRTPYPDKRIARQGHPPRDGPTVIHRVVETEVGSTDAFLRLRGDNNLGQYEVTRRDAVICRYDWHVSLNPAAYL encoded by the coding sequence ATGAGTGAGAGTTGGGAACGGTACGCGGTCGTCGCGGCGTGCATCACCCTGCTCGTCGTCGCCACGATCGCCGCTGCACCCGGCGTCCGCATCGCCACAGGCACCTCGATGCACCCCACGATATCGGGGCCCGCGGTCGTCGTGTGCGACCCGGGCGTCGCACCCGGCGATATCGAGGAGGGTGACGTCGTCGCCGCACCCACGTACGACGCAGTCGAACTCAACCGCACACCGTACCCTGACAAACGTATCGCCCGACAAGGCCACCCACCACGGGACGGACCGACAGTCATTCACCGCGTCGTTGAAACTGAGGTCGGTAGCACTGACGCGTTCCTCCGGTTACGCGGCGATAACAACCTGGGGCAGTACGAGGTAACGCGCCGGGACGCGGTGATTTGCCGGTACGATTGGCACGTGTCCCTCAACCCTGCCGCGTACCTGTAA
- a CDS encoding twin-arginine translocation signal domain-containing protein: MARNTQTEVESDADPPDDSGDGETQLYRTTGPHMSRRTMLKGIGAAGAAAALGTGTVAADHGSTDPVDVPEDGTGDGDNAGVNPARVSDGAQVFGALTMGPAGVLAGKAIGDTVSDNVDAPDIAAETVGDWIYGGYEDRLDTQLQADLHAHADTVANSNRWSFKQLDNRLAVSKNNWIAQAQFEVIKTLNDVKTTTTTTTNTTETNTTSTTTTSGTTGKQEAVDAGVQGVLDAVAPVHRNLLAIETATTLRYASFDAREDAAGISDSDKVTHPVHNAPTGSTVAGVVPVHVTLTDGETVESWALHVTANGDDAVLHSHAQDAALTAGDNPSLPVDATRMYELVDEFSVNSSTGNVEYTHPETGDVIPAYPLNRGADDVHAVYDPTGDRSADDLTYLLGSESVIAPVLPGTDLTIPGMGDYFRERVYPMAATLTSEIETYASDVYDAVAAGEIDVSDLMTPAIFAEELARDWASSGDTGYSRALLAQLGIDTDLQTSMDITVANNTDASTTLDYSAIGETAAFAHSLSNAQDEVTVVVDPGGASDNSGTMHVPAGTETMNVRVEGYTDDPSNPGYVVQDVTLTTSGGTTVTVPVSELAEQDGNVAAGEAWYDELDADGDGSVTISSIDVNYTVTSSDGTTSEYSETVVSTAGLSIRIDASDVAWKYSDARLSTNWRPHGGDPDQWSTAVSEKTTFTGVTLSDTTNGDTLDLTVGFKHDGEPDSSTSPTTYTVPSGKSLNVQLAGTTSNVTAVNITTAAGNTHTVSVPSGTTFVSLPHTDVVSAGSDYTIDTVSVEYNNSSGGTSTATAGTVSQTLSVENVDIPTYDFLTGKWYFTDNAGDGDHVIVATENGDWVELESGDVFKITSATDADGNSLKGVTLSDTNRHSLDVTRVEEEVKRAIETQQAIEDTTPDDITGGGGGGGLGGSAAGAALGAVLGGGVAAYVLSELLGGD; the protein is encoded by the coding sequence ATGGCACGAAACACTCAGACTGAAGTAGAATCGGACGCCGACCCGCCCGACGACTCGGGCGACGGCGAAACGCAGCTGTACCGGACCACCGGCCCGCACATGAGTCGCCGCACGATGCTGAAGGGCATCGGCGCTGCCGGTGCAGCCGCCGCACTCGGTACCGGGACGGTCGCGGCGGACCACGGCAGCACGGACCCGGTAGACGTCCCTGAGGACGGCACCGGTGACGGCGATAACGCCGGTGTGAACCCGGCGCGGGTCAGCGACGGTGCGCAGGTGTTCGGCGCGCTCACGATGGGGCCTGCAGGGGTGCTGGCAGGCAAGGCGATCGGTGACACAGTGAGCGATAACGTCGATGCACCAGACATCGCCGCGGAAACGGTTGGCGACTGGATTTATGGGGGTTACGAGGACAGGCTCGACACGCAGCTGCAGGCGGACCTGCACGCGCACGCGGACACGGTCGCTAACAGCAACCGTTGGTCGTTCAAACAGCTCGATAACCGCCTCGCAGTGTCGAAGAACAACTGGATTGCGCAAGCGCAATTCGAGGTAATCAAGACGCTCAACGACGTCAAAACGACGACAACCACAACGACGAACACGACCGAGACGAACACCACCAGCACGACCACCACGTCAGGCACGACGGGGAAACAGGAAGCGGTCGATGCCGGTGTGCAGGGTGTGCTCGATGCCGTCGCACCAGTGCACCGCAACCTCCTCGCAATCGAGACAGCGACGACACTCAGGTACGCATCGTTCGACGCGCGCGAGGACGCCGCCGGGATCAGTGACAGCGACAAAGTCACGCACCCGGTGCACAACGCCCCGACCGGCTCGACAGTCGCGGGCGTGGTGCCCGTGCACGTCACACTCACCGACGGTGAGACTGTCGAGTCGTGGGCATTGCACGTCACCGCCAACGGTGATGACGCAGTCCTGCACTCGCACGCCCAGGACGCGGCGCTCACGGCCGGTGATAACCCGTCACTCCCGGTCGATGCGACGCGCATGTACGAGCTCGTTGACGAGTTCAGTGTGAACTCGTCAACGGGGAACGTGGAGTACACGCACCCGGAGACGGGCGATGTGATCCCGGCATACCCCCTCAACCGGGGGGCTGATGACGTGCACGCGGTGTATGACCCGACAGGCGACCGGTCGGCAGACGACTTAACGTACCTGCTTGGTAGTGAGTCCGTCATCGCTCCGGTGCTGCCGGGCACGGATCTCACCATTCCGGGGATGGGCGATTACTTCCGCGAGCGCGTGTACCCGATGGCAGCCACACTCACCAGCGAGATCGAGACGTACGCGAGCGACGTGTACGACGCGGTCGCGGCCGGCGAGATCGACGTGTCAGACCTGATGACGCCCGCGATCTTCGCGGAGGAACTCGCGCGCGACTGGGCGAGTTCCGGTGACACCGGGTACTCGCGCGCGTTGCTGGCGCAGCTCGGCATCGACACGGACCTCCAGACGTCGATGGACATCACTGTCGCTAACAACACCGACGCGTCAACCACGCTCGATTACAGCGCGATCGGTGAGACGGCCGCGTTCGCGCACTCCCTGTCGAACGCGCAGGACGAGGTGACTGTCGTCGTGGACCCGGGTGGCGCGTCGGACAATAGCGGGACGATGCACGTGCCCGCGGGCACCGAGACGATGAACGTCCGCGTGGAAGGGTACACGGACGACCCGTCGAACCCCGGGTACGTCGTGCAGGACGTCACGCTCACCACGTCGGGCGGGACGACCGTCACGGTGCCAGTGTCCGAGCTCGCCGAGCAGGACGGGAACGTCGCCGCGGGCGAGGCGTGGTACGACGAGCTCGATGCGGACGGTGACGGTAGCGTGACGATCAGCAGCATCGACGTCAATTACACCGTCACGTCGAGCGACGGGACGACGTCGGAGTACAGTGAGACGGTCGTCAGTACTGCGGGACTGTCGATCCGCATCGACGCGTCAGACGTCGCGTGGAAGTATAGTGACGCGCGACTGTCAACGAATTGGCGGCCGCACGGCGGCGACCCCGACCAGTGGAGCACTGCCGTCAGCGAGAAGACGACGTTCACGGGCGTCACACTCAGCGATACGACGAACGGTGACACGCTCGATCTCACGGTCGGGTTCAAGCACGACGGTGAACCGGACTCATCGACCAGTCCGACGACTTACACCGTCCCGTCGGGCAAGTCGCTGAACGTGCAGCTCGCCGGCACCACCAGCAACGTCACCGCGGTGAACATCACGACCGCCGCGGGGAACACGCACACGGTGAGCGTGCCGAGCGGCACCACGTTCGTGAGCCTGCCGCACACGGACGTCGTGAGCGCTGGGTCGGATTACACGATCGACACAGTGTCGGTCGAGTACAACAACTCGTCGGGCGGGACGAGCACCGCGACCGCTGGCACAGTGTCGCAGACCCTGTCGGTCGAGAACGTCGATATCCCGACGTACGATTTCCTCACCGGGAAATGGTACTTCACGGACAACGCCGGTGACGGTGACCACGTCATCGTCGCAACCGAGAACGGTGACTGGGTCGAACTCGAATCCGGCGACGTGTTCAAAATCACCAGCGCGACCGACGCCGACGGGAACTCCCTGAAAGGCGTGACACTGTCGGACACCAACCGGCACAGCTTAGACGTCACGCGAGTCGAGGAGGAAGTCAAGCGCGCGATCGAGACGCAGCAGGCAATCGAGGACACCACGCCAGACGATATCACCGGTGGCGGTGGCGGTGGTGGGCTCGGTGGCAGCGCCGCGGGCGCAGCGCTCGGTGCGGTGCTCGGCGGTGGCGTCGCAGCGTACGTGTTGAGCGAACTCCTCGGCGGCGACTAA
- a CDS encoding DUF5906 domain-containing protein: MPRDTNNNDDDAADAQDTVADGGTVTGGNNTENGDEALETGDGDLLAQLNGYSDEEIENAVDVTGIEIDTHVDKRFTSVPETTDETGEDRDMPHDRDELKWLAGAIDSGAKVTVCVRVLDIREYDDGHADVIVADGTAATAIEVPAQMRPSTDEQPDPVDQYSPGDTVLIERLDAVEVRGNDYYVTLRHGFDATVEVWDEWDRPDHVPVGVTVDEKSALVNDAERYAFEKTHVARERVVETIVDEFELLNPKDTDEMWMWVDETAWEPGAEDVVKGVLQDVLPSQANTRGERNEIADQVKLATQTNDNPFTLGPPDDPDLKWCVPVQNGLIDLRKEPGQELIDHAPEHYTTRPELLDVSYDPDAECPGIMENLEKIATDEAMRKTIEEMIANVIMRNNDFRKTYIKEGDEQTGKSFIDKLVKWLVGEDGVQHMDFTKFVTDDFEADAARNSYAVIDDDASANKISKEQCSAFKKFVGSGGVRTGAKNVQRESYDPFATIMINVNDPPVWTGWDGSIKSRLMPLFFTNQFVADPDPDDPNQHQKRKESELERELRTDEELSGLLNVVIEAANRLYETEEWSIYENYYDEMLTRDQEEAHAKLIRKYRNHADTTRRFARKFMTQTDEAVEVRKDDWHAIYRRYCDDEGKEPQDPSKFWQQLRDDDTVYIETKNPYQSKRVTVHLAPTTKALEYAPAPVKDRIKGLVETPGFNTGIDETTPIAELPHGSDYVTVEGEVVTKTLDKDPRDGSMRQVIVLEDDSGGRVSVLSPNATDELADDELMDAFDAVLQGDTVRVHAGITLRDGPYMRLQAGSSSVDIVDRPAGRGSDPTDVTDADDGDGDERSQADRVQGVKDVVADLEAEHDQGAPVEDVIDELQERAGMDADQAEHQIEKLRQKGAVYEPADGRLRMTGGES; encoded by the coding sequence TTGCCCAGGGACACTAACAACAACGACGACGACGCTGCAGACGCACAGGACACCGTCGCGGACGGCGGCACCGTCACCGGGGGTAACAACACTGAGAACGGTGACGAGGCGCTCGAAACCGGCGACGGCGACTTACTCGCCCAGCTCAACGGGTACTCGGACGAGGAAATCGAGAACGCGGTGGACGTCACCGGAATCGAGATCGACACGCACGTCGATAAGCGATTCACGAGCGTTCCCGAGACCACGGACGAGACCGGTGAGGACCGCGACATGCCGCACGACCGTGACGAACTGAAATGGCTCGCCGGTGCAATCGACTCAGGCGCGAAAGTCACGGTGTGCGTGCGAGTGCTCGATATCCGCGAGTACGATGACGGACACGCAGACGTCATCGTCGCCGACGGTACGGCGGCGACAGCGATTGAGGTGCCGGCGCAGATGCGGCCGTCAACGGACGAGCAGCCGGACCCGGTGGACCAGTACAGTCCCGGTGACACGGTGCTTATCGAGCGGCTCGATGCCGTGGAAGTCCGTGGGAACGATTACTACGTGACGCTCCGGCACGGGTTCGACGCCACTGTCGAAGTGTGGGACGAGTGGGACCGGCCCGACCACGTCCCGGTCGGCGTGACCGTTGACGAGAAGAGCGCGTTAGTGAACGACGCGGAACGGTACGCGTTCGAGAAGACGCACGTCGCGCGTGAGCGTGTGGTCGAAACGATCGTTGACGAGTTCGAACTGTTGAACCCGAAGGACACCGATGAAATGTGGATGTGGGTCGATGAAACCGCGTGGGAACCCGGCGCGGAAGACGTCGTGAAAGGAGTGCTGCAGGACGTGTTACCGTCGCAGGCGAACACTCGCGGTGAGCGGAACGAAATCGCCGACCAAGTCAAGCTCGCAACGCAGACGAACGACAACCCGTTCACACTCGGTCCGCCAGACGACCCGGACCTGAAATGGTGCGTCCCGGTGCAGAACGGACTCATCGACCTGCGGAAGGAACCCGGGCAGGAGCTCATCGACCACGCACCGGAGCACTACACGACGCGGCCGGAACTCCTCGATGTGTCGTACGACCCGGACGCGGAGTGCCCGGGCATCATGGAGAACCTGGAGAAGATAGCGACGGACGAGGCGATGCGGAAGACGATCGAGGAGATGATTGCGAACGTCATCATGCGTAACAACGACTTTCGGAAAACCTACATCAAGGAAGGCGACGAGCAGACGGGGAAGTCGTTCATCGACAAGCTGGTGAAGTGGTTGGTCGGTGAGGACGGCGTGCAGCACATGGACTTCACGAAGTTCGTGACCGACGACTTCGAAGCCGACGCCGCGCGGAATTCGTACGCGGTCATCGACGACGACGCATCAGCAAACAAAATCTCGAAAGAACAGTGCTCGGCGTTCAAGAAATTCGTCGGTAGCGGCGGTGTGCGGACGGGTGCGAAGAACGTGCAGCGCGAGAGCTATGACCCGTTCGCAACGATCATGATTAACGTGAACGACCCGCCGGTGTGGACCGGTTGGGACGGGTCGATTAAGAGTCGGCTCATGCCGCTGTTCTTCACGAACCAATTCGTGGCGGACCCGGACCCGGACGACCCGAACCAGCATCAGAAGCGCAAGGAATCCGAGTTAGAACGCGAGCTGCGCACCGACGAGGAACTCTCGGGCCTGTTGAACGTCGTCATCGAAGCGGCGAACCGGTTGTACGAGACCGAGGAATGGTCGATCTACGAGAACTACTACGACGAAATGCTGACGCGTGACCAGGAGGAAGCGCACGCGAAGCTCATCCGGAAGTACCGCAATCACGCGGACACGACGCGGCGGTTCGCTCGGAAGTTCATGACGCAGACCGATGAAGCGGTGGAAGTGCGGAAAGACGACTGGCACGCGATTTACCGTCGGTACTGTGACGACGAAGGGAAGGAACCGCAGGACCCGTCGAAGTTCTGGCAGCAGCTCAGGGACGACGATACGGTGTACATCGAGACGAAGAACCCGTACCAGTCGAAGCGCGTGACGGTGCACCTCGCACCGACAACGAAAGCGCTCGAATACGCTCCCGCGCCGGTGAAGGACCGCATCAAAGGGCTCGTTGAGACGCCCGGGTTCAACACCGGGATTGATGAGACGACGCCGATCGCCGAGCTCCCGCACGGCAGCGATTACGTCACGGTCGAGGGTGAAGTCGTGACGAAGACGCTCGATAAGGACCCGCGTGACGGGTCGATGCGGCAGGTCATCGTGTTGGAGGACGACTCGGGCGGTCGGGTGTCGGTGTTGTCGCCGAATGCGACGGATGAGCTCGCCGATGACGAGTTGATGGATGCGTTCGACGCGGTGCTGCAGGGTGATACGGTGCGCGTGCACGCGGGTATCACGCTGCGTGACGGTCCGTATATGCGGCTGCAGGCAGGGTCGTCGTCGGTCGATATCGTTGACCGGCCGGCGGGCCGCGGGTCGGACCCGACTGACGTGACGGACGCCGACGACGGTGACGGTGATGAACGGTCGCAGGCGGACCGCGTGCAGGGCGTGAAGGACGTCGTCGCGGACCTCGAAGCCGAGCACGACCAGGGTGCGCCGGTCGAGGACGTCATCGACGAACTGCAGGAGCGCGCCGGGATGGATGCGGATCAGGCGGAGCACCAGATCGAGAAACTCAGGCAGAAAGGTGCCGTGTACGAGCCCGCGGACGGTCGGCTCCGGATGACCGGAGGTGAGTCATAG
- a CDS encoding geranylgeranylglycerol-phosphate geranylgeranyltransferase gives MSVGRRARGLVELTRPLNAVAAGALTFVGAFVAVGLTVPAVPTGAAVGATVLATAAGNAINDYFDREIDAINDPDRPIPRGAVSPRGALAFSLALFLGAVVLAVVLPPLAIAIAGVNLVALVAYTKLFKGLPGVGNAVVAVLGGSTFLFGGAAVGRPDATVVLFLLAALSTVTREIIKDVEDVDGDREEGLNTLPIAVGERRALWVGTAVLVVAVLASPVPYLRETFGVAYLLVVVPADAIMLYAAAESFADPTAGQSHIKYGMFLAAVAFVVGRGATVVPA, from the coding sequence ATGAGTGTCGGACGGCGGGCCCGTGGGTTGGTCGAACTGACGCGCCCGCTGAACGCGGTCGCTGCGGGGGCGTTGACGTTCGTCGGGGCGTTCGTCGCCGTCGGCCTGACGGTGCCGGCGGTGCCGACGGGTGCCGCGGTCGGCGCGACGGTGCTCGCGACGGCGGCGGGCAACGCGATCAACGACTACTTCGACCGGGAGATCGACGCGATCAACGACCCCGACCGACCGATCCCGCGTGGGGCGGTGTCGCCGCGGGGGGCGCTGGCCTTCAGCCTCGCGCTGTTTCTCGGTGCGGTCGTGCTCGCGGTCGTCCTGCCGCCGCTGGCGATCGCGATCGCCGGTGTGAACCTCGTGGCGCTGGTCGCTTACACGAAGCTGTTCAAGGGGTTGCCCGGCGTGGGCAACGCCGTCGTGGCCGTTCTCGGCGGAAGCACGTTCCTGTTCGGCGGCGCGGCGGTCGGTCGGCCGGACGCCACGGTCGTCCTGTTCCTGCTGGCGGCGCTGTCGACGGTGACCCGCGAGATCATCAAGGACGTGGAGGACGTGGACGGCGACCGCGAGGAGGGGCTGAACACGCTTCCGATCGCCGTCGGGGAACGGCGAGCGCTGTGGGTCGGGACGGCCGTCCTCGTCGTCGCGGTGCTCGCCAGTCCAGTCCCGTACCTCCGGGAGACGTTCGGCGTGGCGTATCTGCTCGTCGTGGTGCCGGCCGACGCGATAATGCTGTACGCCGCCGCCGAGAGCTTCGCCGACCCGACAGCCGGTCAGTCCCACATCAAGTACGGCATGTTTCTCGCCGCCGTCGCCTTCGTCGTCGGCCGCGGGGCGACGGTCGTCCCGGCCTGA